From a region of the Thermomicrobium roseum DSM 5159 genome:
- the ileS gene encoding isoleucine--tRNA ligase produces the protein MFEPVPTKDIDFPALERAVLRWWYEHGIVQKYLTRNAQSSKRYSFMDGPITANNPMGVHHAWGRTYKDFYQRFYTMLGYRQRYQNGFDCQGLWVEVEVERELGFTSKRDIEAYGIDRFVEKCKERVFTYSAIQTEQSKRLGYFMDWDNSYYTLSDENNYAIWHFLKVCHQNGWIYHGYDVMPWCPRCATGLSEMEVSEGYKEITHLSLYVRFPLEGREREALLVWTTTPWTLTANVATAVHPDLTYVRVRQNDEILILAEEAARHALRGPYEVLGYLKGSDLVGLRYRGPYDHLPINAQVEHRIIPWDAVDPSEGTGLVHIAPGCGREDYQLGKEHGLAVIAPLTEDGYYVEGFDWLTGKHVHSVAETIAQDLAQRGLLYRREPYLHRYPTCWRCGTELVFRLVDEWFIAVDPWREKVMEAARQVRWIPEFGLERELDWLRNMDDWMISKKRYWGLALPIWQCGECGWFDVIGSEEELRERAVEGWERFEGHTPHRPWIDAVKIRCEQCGSIASRIPDVGNPWLDAGIVPFSTLRYRHDRAYWQEWFPVDFITESFPGQFRNWFYSLLAQSTVLTGQAPMKTCLGFALLRDEKGEEMHKSKGNAIWFDEAAERAGVDVMRWLYLKHNPAQNLNFGWRLLDEVRRTFLLPLWNSYAFFANYARLDGFHPAQHDVPLGERTLLDRWILARLQQVIATVRERIQDYDSMNAARALQDFVVEDLSNWYIRRNRRRFWKTESDQDKAAAYLTLYEVLVTLTKLLAPFIPFTTELMYQNLVRRVDPQAPESVHLTDYPEADLTKLDDELVADMNWLLRAVELGRAARNKASIKVRQPLPRAVVAARDPAARRAIERLVDQFMDELNVKAVEFADRPEDYLSYRVKPNLPVLGPRLGPKLPVLQRALAGIDQNALARQLRAGRSVTLTLDGEELEFGSDDFLVESVDRPGFAAFEDRDLLVAVDLTITPELRLEGLARDFIRGVQEARKNAGFEIDETIEIVYRAEGELAAAVERFADSIKHETLAVDLRAGEPEREDGHVEEVKVGRERFVVALRRVGRLAEARR, from the coding sequence ATGTTCGAGCCTGTTCCTACCAAAGATATCGATTTCCCAGCGCTCGAGCGCGCTGTCCTCCGATGGTGGTACGAGCACGGCATCGTGCAGAAGTATCTCACGCGCAATGCCCAGAGCTCCAAGCGCTATTCCTTCATGGACGGGCCCATCACCGCCAACAACCCGATGGGCGTCCACCACGCTTGGGGGCGAACCTACAAAGACTTTTACCAACGATTCTACACCATGCTCGGTTACCGTCAACGCTATCAGAACGGCTTCGACTGTCAAGGACTTTGGGTCGAGGTCGAAGTCGAACGAGAACTCGGGTTCACCTCCAAGCGCGACATCGAGGCATATGGGATCGACCGGTTCGTCGAGAAGTGCAAGGAGCGGGTCTTTACCTACTCGGCAATTCAAACCGAGCAGTCGAAACGTCTCGGCTACTTCATGGACTGGGATAACTCCTACTACACCCTCTCCGACGAGAATAACTACGCCATTTGGCATTTCCTCAAGGTCTGTCACCAGAACGGCTGGATCTATCACGGATACGACGTCATGCCCTGGTGCCCGCGCTGCGCGACTGGCCTCTCCGAAATGGAGGTGAGCGAGGGGTACAAGGAGATCACTCATCTCAGTCTCTATGTGCGCTTCCCGCTCGAGGGACGCGAGCGAGAAGCCTTGCTCGTCTGGACAACCACCCCATGGACACTCACTGCCAATGTCGCCACCGCGGTGCACCCTGACCTCACCTATGTCCGCGTTCGCCAAAACGATGAGATTCTGATTCTGGCCGAGGAAGCTGCCCGGCACGCGTTGCGTGGTCCCTACGAGGTCCTGGGCTACCTGAAAGGAAGCGACCTCGTCGGTCTTCGTTACCGCGGTCCCTACGATCATCTTCCGATCAATGCCCAGGTCGAGCACCGGATCATCCCCTGGGATGCAGTCGACCCAAGTGAGGGAACAGGACTCGTCCACATCGCACCTGGCTGCGGACGCGAAGACTACCAGCTCGGGAAGGAGCATGGACTCGCCGTCATTGCCCCGCTCACGGAGGATGGCTATTACGTCGAAGGGTTCGATTGGTTGACCGGCAAGCATGTGCACAGCGTTGCTGAGACGATCGCCCAGGATCTCGCGCAGCGTGGCCTCCTCTACCGCCGTGAACCCTATCTCCACCGCTACCCCACCTGCTGGCGGTGCGGGACCGAGTTGGTTTTCCGTTTAGTCGACGAGTGGTTCATCGCGGTCGACCCCTGGCGGGAAAAGGTCATGGAGGCAGCTCGCCAGGTTCGCTGGATCCCCGAGTTCGGCCTCGAGCGCGAACTCGACTGGCTGCGCAACATGGATGATTGGATGATCTCCAAGAAGCGATACTGGGGGCTTGCACTGCCTATTTGGCAGTGCGGGGAGTGCGGCTGGTTCGACGTCATCGGAAGCGAAGAGGAACTCCGCGAGCGAGCGGTCGAGGGTTGGGAACGCTTCGAGGGTCACACGCCTCATCGCCCCTGGATCGATGCAGTCAAGATCCGCTGCGAGCAGTGTGGCTCCATCGCGAGTCGCATTCCCGATGTCGGTAACCCCTGGCTGGATGCGGGCATCGTTCCCTTCTCCACCCTGCGTTACCGGCACGATCGTGCGTATTGGCAGGAATGGTTCCCGGTCGATTTCATCACCGAATCGTTCCCCGGCCAGTTCCGCAACTGGTTCTACTCGCTGCTCGCCCAGAGCACCGTCCTGACCGGCCAAGCTCCGATGAAGACCTGCCTAGGGTTCGCCCTGCTCCGCGACGAGAAGGGCGAGGAGATGCACAAGAGCAAGGGGAACGCCATCTGGTTCGACGAGGCTGCTGAGCGGGCCGGCGTCGACGTGATGCGATGGCTCTATCTGAAGCACAACCCAGCCCAGAACTTGAACTTCGGCTGGCGCTTGCTCGACGAGGTTCGCCGAACCTTCCTCCTGCCACTGTGGAACTCGTACGCATTTTTCGCCAACTACGCACGGCTCGACGGGTTCCATCCCGCTCAGCACGATGTGCCGCTCGGCGAGCGCACCCTGCTCGACCGTTGGATTCTCGCTCGTCTCCAGCAGGTCATCGCCACAGTCCGCGAGCGGATCCAGGACTACGATTCGATGAACGCTGCGCGGGCCCTGCAGGACTTCGTGGTCGAGGATCTCTCCAACTGGTACATCCGTCGCAACCGACGCCGCTTCTGGAAGACAGAAAGCGACCAGGACAAGGCAGCTGCCTATCTGACGCTGTACGAGGTTCTGGTCACCTTGACCAAGCTGCTCGCTCCGTTCATTCCTTTCACCACTGAGCTGATGTACCAAAACCTCGTCCGTCGTGTCGACCCACAGGCACCCGAATCGGTCCATTTGACCGACTATCCCGAAGCGGATCTCACGAAGCTCGATGACGAGTTGGTGGCCGATATGAACTGGCTCCTGCGAGCGGTCGAACTCGGTCGTGCCGCCCGCAACAAAGCGAGCATCAAGGTGCGCCAACCGCTGCCCCGTGCTGTGGTCGCAGCACGCGATCCGGCAGCCCGCCGAGCGATCGAGCGCCTCGTCGACCAGTTCATGGACGAACTCAACGTCAAGGCGGTCGAATTCGCCGATCGGCCCGAAGACTATTTGAGCTATCGAGTGAAGCCGAACTTGCCGGTCCTTGGGCCACGGCTCGGGCCCAAGTTGCCAGTCCTCCAGCGGGCACTGGCCGGAATCGATCAGAATGCGTTGGCTCGCCAGCTCCGAGCCGGGCGAAGCGTCACGCTCACGCTCGATGGTGAGGAACTGGAGTTCGGTTCCGACGACTTCTTGGTCGAGTCGGTCGATCGGCCGGGGTTCGCGGCCTTCGAGGATCGCGACCTGCTCGTGGCTGTCGATCTCACGATCACGCCGGAACTCCGGCTCGAGGGTCTGGCTCGCGACTTCATTCGCGGCGTCCAAGAGGCGCGCAAGAATGCCGGCTTCGAGATCGACGAGACGATCGAGATCGTCTACCGCGCCGAGGGCGAATTGGCTGCGGCGGTCGAACGCTTCGCTGACTCCATCAAGCACGAGACGCTCGCCGTCGACCTGCGTGCCGGTGAACCCGAGAGGGAGGATGGTCACGTCGAGGAGGTCAAGGTCGGTCGCGAGCGATTCGTCGTCGCTTTGCGCCGCGTCGGGCGACTGGCTGAGGCACGCCGGTGA
- a CDS encoding class I SAM-dependent methyltransferase — translation MADERHWTDIAADALDVPGWDVARYGPVRERLVILPRSQRSCTLVQPADLDRLLDLAQDDPEEHLPYWAELWPSGIALADALLLDPHPVHGQRVLELGCGLGLTAIAALWAGARLVAIDYSAEALALTRWNCSRNTGRVPELLRMNWRCPSEQLATVIGSSSVPVILAADVLYEDRDVEPLLRLVEHLLAPGGLLWLAEPGRRTATTFIERLGQKGWFDEVETWSGPWPDAGDTAVVVAVHRLRRPGR, via the coding sequence ATGGCCGACGAACGGCACTGGACCGACATCGCGGCGGACGCTCTCGATGTTCCAGGATGGGACGTCGCGCGGTATGGGCCAGTACGCGAGCGCCTCGTCATCCTGCCGCGCAGCCAGCGTTCCTGCACGCTTGTCCAGCCGGCTGACCTCGATCGGCTGCTCGACCTGGCCCAGGACGATCCGGAGGAGCACCTTCCATACTGGGCCGAACTGTGGCCCAGCGGAATCGCGTTGGCGGACGCTCTTCTCCTCGACCCGCACCCGGTTCACGGGCAGCGCGTCTTGGAACTGGGCTGCGGATTGGGTCTCACCGCGATCGCTGCTCTCTGGGCCGGCGCCCGCCTGGTGGCGATCGACTACAGTGCCGAGGCCCTCGCGCTCACCCGCTGGAACTGTTCGAGGAATACCGGGCGTGTGCCGGAGCTCCTCCGAATGAACTGGCGTTGCCCGAGTGAGCAGCTGGCTACTGTGATCGGTTCCAGCAGCGTCCCGGTTATCCTCGCCGCCGACGTCCTGTACGAAGATCGCGATGTCGAGCCGTTGCTCCGACTGGTCGAGCACCTGCTCGCGCCAGGTGGCTTGCTGTGGTTAGCAGAGCCGGGGAGACGGACAGCCACCACCTTCATCGAGCGACTGGGCCAGAAGGGTTGGTTCGACGAGGTCGAGACATGGTCCGGTCCCTGGCCCGATGCTGGTGATACCGCAGTCGTCGTGGCCGTCCATCGCCTCCGACGACCAGGGCGATGA
- a CDS encoding amidohydrolase family protein translates to MRIDCHTHFYPAGYLHALAAESEATTLQRDADGRMVLHYAGDYNVLAPAHHSLEARLADMERAGIDMAILSLTTPGVHGERPEVGERLARIVNDEFAEIQRRYPQRFRCLATLPLQSSEAAARELERAVRELGLVGAMLFSNVNGRPIDLPEFWPIYEAAEALGAPLVIHPTSPPFADHLADYRLVALLGFAYDTTLTAVRMVLAGVLDRFPRLILIQTHLGGVLPYLAERVQRGYRAYPELRGRLERDPMDYFREMYLDTVLFDPACLLLGLAFVGEDRLLLGSDHPHQVGDIDKAPRVIEELPIAPRAKQKILSGNARRLFGLDQISASVV, encoded by the coding sequence GTGCGGATCGACTGCCACACCCATTTCTACCCTGCGGGATACCTGCATGCGCTCGCAGCCGAGAGCGAGGCTACGACGCTGCAACGAGACGCTGATGGCCGCATGGTGTTGCACTATGCCGGAGACTACAACGTTCTCGCTCCGGCTCATCACTCGCTCGAGGCACGCCTTGCCGACATGGAGCGTGCCGGGATCGACATGGCGATCCTTTCGTTGACCACTCCCGGAGTGCATGGGGAGCGACCGGAAGTCGGCGAACGACTCGCTCGTATCGTCAATGACGAGTTCGCGGAGATTCAGCGCCGCTATCCGCAGCGTTTTCGTTGTCTCGCGACGCTGCCTCTCCAGTCATCGGAAGCCGCTGCACGGGAATTGGAGCGCGCTGTCCGCGAGCTCGGACTCGTCGGTGCCATGCTGTTTTCCAACGTCAACGGGCGGCCGATCGACCTTCCTGAGTTCTGGCCGATCTACGAGGCTGCTGAGGCCCTGGGTGCCCCCCTAGTCATCCATCCGACCAGTCCGCCTTTCGCCGATCACCTCGCCGACTATCGCCTGGTAGCCCTACTCGGCTTCGCCTACGATACGACGCTTACAGCAGTGCGCATGGTCCTCGCAGGCGTGCTGGATCGCTTTCCGCGGCTGATTCTGATTCAGACGCATCTCGGTGGCGTCCTTCCCTATCTCGCGGAGCGTGTCCAGCGCGGCTACCGGGCTTATCCGGAACTCCGTGGCCGCCTCGAGCGCGATCCCATGGACTACTTCCGCGAGATGTACCTGGATACCGTCCTCTTCGATCCGGCCTGTCTCTTGCTCGGTTTGGCCTTCGTCGGTGAGGATCGGCTGCTCTTGGGGAGCGATCATCCCCATCAAGTCGGAGATATCGACAAGGCTCCGCGCGTCATCGAGGAACTCCCCATCGCTCCTCGCGCCAAACAGAAGATTCTCTCCGGGAACGCTCGTCGTCTTTTCGGTCTCGACCAGATATCAGCTTCGGTGGTGTGA
- a CDS encoding diphosphate--fructose-6-phosphate 1-phosphotransferase: MPGETLLVFQSGGPTGVINATLAGVVEQARSSGYTRVLGAQHGITGLVTETLVDLSALSPAQLDRLARTPGAALGTSRQRLDESSSRAALATLRVHRVTAVVAIGGNDTAASALALLAHAEQAGYPLAVVLAPKTIDNDLAETDHTPGYPSAARFLALATRDLMLDCRSLATFYAFTVLEVQGRNAGWLVAACGLAIDESLATHLQLVFPERPPRSSHDLAEEFASLQQRLGWLLLVVPETLRREDGRPLAEAAPRWVDPHGHPYPPSPAEALAHALETVCGARARVIRPGALARCFRETVVELDREEARAIGRTAVEWLATGQSAVMVGIERLSDDPYRVRFRPVPLQRVADHERLLPPEFISQDGRRATTAFARYARPLVGEFAATETHHAWSR, from the coding sequence ATGCCCGGCGAGACGCTCCTCGTCTTTCAGAGCGGAGGTCCCACCGGAGTCATCAACGCGACACTCGCCGGTGTCGTCGAGCAAGCCCGCTCGAGCGGCTACACCCGAGTGCTCGGCGCGCAGCACGGCATCACCGGCCTGGTCACTGAGACGCTGGTCGACCTCTCCGCCCTTTCACCTGCTCAACTCGACCGACTAGCTCGCACTCCGGGTGCGGCACTCGGTACCTCGCGCCAACGCCTAGACGAGAGTAGCAGTCGAGCAGCACTTGCCACCTTACGCGTGCACCGCGTGACAGCGGTCGTCGCCATCGGGGGCAACGATACGGCCGCGAGCGCACTCGCGCTCCTGGCACATGCCGAACAGGCAGGTTACCCGTTGGCGGTCGTGCTCGCCCCCAAGACGATCGACAACGATCTTGCGGAGACGGATCACACTCCTGGCTATCCTTCGGCTGCTCGCTTCCTCGCACTCGCGACGCGCGATCTCATGCTCGATTGCCGCTCCCTCGCGACCTTCTATGCATTTACCGTCCTCGAGGTGCAAGGACGGAATGCCGGCTGGCTCGTCGCCGCTTGCGGGCTCGCGATCGACGAGTCACTGGCCACGCACCTCCAGCTCGTCTTCCCCGAGCGCCCCCCGCGATCGAGCCACGATCTCGCTGAGGAGTTCGCCTCGCTCCAGCAACGGCTCGGCTGGCTCCTCCTCGTCGTCCCCGAAACGTTGCGTCGTGAGGACGGCCGACCCTTGGCCGAGGCAGCGCCTCGCTGGGTCGATCCACACGGGCATCCCTACCCGCCGAGTCCAGCTGAAGCGCTCGCGCACGCGCTGGAAACCGTCTGTGGCGCACGAGCACGCGTCATCCGACCGGGAGCGCTGGCACGCTGCTTCCGGGAGACGGTCGTCGAACTCGATCGGGAAGAAGCTCGCGCGATCGGACGAACCGCAGTCGAATGGCTGGCCACTGGCCAGTCGGCAGTCATGGTCGGCATCGAACGTCTCAGCGACGATCCGTACCGCGTACGGTTCCGGCCGGTTCCGCTCCAGCGGGTCGCCGACCACGAGCGCCTCCTCCCGCCCGAGTTCATCAGCCAGGACGGTCGCCGGGCGACGACAGCGTTCGCCCGCTACGCGCGACCACTGGTTGGGGAATTCGCTGCGACGGAGACGCACCACGCGTGGTCGCGCTGA
- a CDS encoding antibiotic biosynthesis monooxygenase family protein, whose amino-acid sequence MFVDLSFFEVDEGMQPEFEQTFRVLIAAAREAEGCISSELVRLDEELRYVWVERWESREAHNAFNERLFGELLPRLPDFGRYARRMVDRDAEGYVVI is encoded by the coding sequence ATGTTCGTCGATTTGAGCTTCTTCGAAGTGGACGAAGGGATGCAACCTGAGTTCGAGCAAACCTTTCGGGTTTTGATCGCTGCCGCCCGAGAGGCGGAGGGGTGCATCTCTTCGGAGTTGGTGCGCCTCGACGAAGAACTCCGCTACGTTTGGGTCGAGCGGTGGGAAAGCCGTGAAGCACACAACGCATTCAACGAGCGTCTTTTCGGAGAGCTCTTACCGCGACTTCCGGACTTCGGACGGTACGCGCGGCGGATGGTCGATCGCGATGCGGAAGGGTACGTCGTGATCTGA
- a CDS encoding aspartate/glutamate racemase family protein — translation MTRRSIIGILGGMGPLATVDLYRKIIEATPAERDQDHLHVIIDADPSIPDRTAALLTGGPDPTPWLLAGAQRLERAGADFIVVPCNTAHAFLPRVRASISIPILSMIAATAERAAAVAPTGSVVGLLATPGTIASRLYQQALAERRLRCIVPDPQWQERVTEAIALVKAGRTDREVAALVLETGRQLIAHGAAALILGCTELPIVFPITEVSVPVLDATRILAETAVRIARGERPLAELAAPLLV, via the coding sequence GTGACGAGGCGATCGATCATCGGTATTCTCGGCGGGATGGGACCACTCGCGACGGTCGATCTCTACCGCAAGATCATCGAAGCGACGCCGGCCGAACGCGATCAGGATCACCTGCATGTCATCATCGACGCCGACCCTTCGATTCCCGACCGTACAGCGGCCTTGCTCACCGGTGGACCTGACCCAACCCCCTGGCTCCTCGCCGGTGCGCAGCGCCTGGAACGGGCTGGTGCAGACTTTATCGTCGTTCCCTGCAACACTGCTCATGCCTTCTTGCCTCGTGTTCGAGCGAGTATCTCGATCCCCATCCTGAGCATGATCGCCGCGACCGCTGAGCGAGCAGCAGCAGTGGCCCCCACGGGATCCGTCGTTGGCCTTTTAGCCACTCCTGGAACGATCGCCAGCCGTCTCTACCAGCAGGCGCTAGCGGAACGCCGCCTTCGCTGTATCGTCCCGGATCCCCAGTGGCAGGAACGAGTCACTGAGGCTATCGCACTCGTCAAGGCGGGACGAACCGATCGGGAGGTAGCCGCGCTCGTCCTCGAGACAGGCCGCCAGCTCATCGCGCATGGCGCAGCAGCGCTCATCCTGGGCTGCACCGAGCTTCCGATCGTCTTTCCGATCACCGAGGTCTCCGTTCCCGTGCTCGATGCGACTCGCATCCTCGCCGAAACTGCTGTCCGCATCGCCCGCGGTGAACGTCCGCTCGCCGAACTCGCAGCGCCGCTTCTCGTTTGA
- a CDS encoding FixH family protein translates to MQRLFRASALFLAMLIVVLPLTACRRGEARAEQFKLDILAISPEPPIVGPAEIQLRLRDQRGQPLTGLGTIEVEGTMSHAGMEPVIVRAREAGDGIYVTQDFRFTMAGDWIIIARGTWNGQPFEARAWIAGVRTGTAPATPHHDQTSSPTPSP, encoded by the coding sequence ATGCAGCGACTCTTCCGAGCTAGTGCGCTCTTCCTCGCAATGTTGATCGTCGTGCTGCCACTCACGGCTTGCCGCCGGGGCGAAGCACGAGCCGAACAGTTCAAGCTCGACATCCTGGCCATCAGCCCGGAACCACCGATCGTCGGCCCGGCTGAGATCCAGTTGCGCCTGCGCGATCAGCGCGGCCAACCACTCACCGGACTCGGCACGATCGAGGTCGAGGGCACCATGTCCCATGCTGGAATGGAACCCGTGATCGTGCGAGCGCGCGAGGCGGGTGACGGAATCTACGTGACGCAGGACTTCCGCTTCACCATGGCCGGTGATTGGATCATCATCGCCCGCGGTACCTGGAACGGACAACCGTTCGAAGCCCGCGCCTGGATCGCCGGCGTGCGGACAGGCACCGCACCCGCGACACCCCACCACGACCAGACGTCGAGCCCGACTCCTTCTCCCTGA
- a CDS encoding FesM, translated as MERERRLTLRLPDLLAIPLVGHFLRWRHARTSAQAVLLLAALMLLYDGFFGPPLAPKNLAGVLPWVHWRGFVVLSLLLLGNWFCFACPFLLPRRLAQRWFRPRLAWPHWLPGKWVAVLLLLLFFWAYEAFDLWASPLLTAWVALAYFVGAFVVDGLFRGAAFCKHVCPIGQFNFMGSLLSPTQVTIRNPAVCTSCRTKDCIRGRFSPQGTLLQRGCELGLFQPRKVGNLDCTFCLDCVHACPYGNVGIRFRLPLLDELDPERNRSGIGPLASRTDWLTLVVGLTAIGFLNAFGMVSPIYRFLSWLSRVLGTSNERVLIAIFFTGGLAILAAAVIGASWLTSRLARRGSTGWVASRFAYTLAPLGFGMWAAHYLFHFFTGALTIVPLFQSFAYDLTGRALLGVPDWRLASLLSLQTTGDLVVVVLGLGAAGSLLWTLWLGRKEGFTLAALLPWIVVHASLFLFGVWLLGQPMEMRGTLLG; from the coding sequence ATGGAACGGGAACGCCGACTGACTCTGAGGTTACCGGATCTCCTCGCGATCCCGCTGGTGGGGCATTTTTTGCGCTGGCGCCACGCGCGGACGAGCGCGCAAGCAGTGTTGCTCCTCGCGGCCCTCATGCTCTTGTACGACGGCTTTTTCGGCCCGCCACTGGCCCCCAAGAACCTGGCTGGGGTCCTACCCTGGGTCCACTGGCGCGGCTTCGTCGTCCTGAGCTTGTTGCTCCTCGGTAACTGGTTTTGCTTCGCCTGCCCCTTCCTGCTCCCACGTCGCCTCGCGCAGCGCTGGTTCCGTCCGCGGCTGGCCTGGCCGCACTGGTTGCCCGGCAAGTGGGTCGCCGTGCTGCTCCTCTTGCTCTTCTTCTGGGCATACGAGGCGTTCGATCTGTGGGCCAGTCCGTTGCTGACCGCGTGGGTTGCCCTGGCCTACTTCGTCGGCGCATTCGTCGTCGATGGTCTCTTCCGCGGGGCCGCTTTTTGCAAGCATGTCTGTCCGATCGGACAATTCAACTTCATGGGCTCCCTGCTCTCACCCACCCAGGTGACGATCCGCAACCCGGCGGTCTGCACGTCTTGTCGCACCAAGGACTGTATCCGCGGCCGGTTCAGTCCACAGGGAACTCTCCTCCAGCGCGGCTGCGAGCTCGGACTCTTCCAGCCGAGGAAGGTCGGCAACCTCGACTGCACGTTTTGCCTCGACTGCGTCCACGCCTGCCCCTACGGGAACGTCGGGATTCGCTTCCGGCTCCCGCTCCTTGACGAACTCGATCCCGAGCGGAATCGCTCCGGAATCGGGCCACTCGCCAGTCGAACGGATTGGTTGACGCTCGTTGTCGGCCTTACTGCGATCGGCTTCCTCAACGCCTTCGGCATGGTTTCGCCGATCTATCGTTTTCTGAGCTGGCTCAGTCGCGTCCTCGGGACGTCGAACGAAAGGGTGCTGATCGCCATCTTCTTCACCGGTGGGTTGGCGATTCTCGCGGCCGCGGTCATCGGAGCGAGCTGGCTCACCAGTCGACTGGCGCGCCGTGGTTCGACCGGTTGGGTCGCCAGTCGCTTCGCGTACACGCTGGCGCCGCTCGGTTTCGGCATGTGGGCGGCGCACTACCTGTTCCACTTTTTCACCGGTGCGCTGACTATCGTGCCGCTTTTCCAGAGTTTCGCCTACGACCTCACCGGACGAGCGCTACTCGGGGTACCGGACTGGCGGTTAGCCAGCCTCCTCTCTCTTCAGACGACCGGTGACCTCGTGGTCGTCGTTCTCGGACTGGGAGCTGCTGGTTCTTTGCTGTGGACCCTTTGGCTGGGTCGCAAGGAGGGGTTCACGCTCGCAGCGCTCCTTCCCTGGATCGTCGTGCACGCGTCGCTCTTTCTCTTCGGCGTGTGGCTGCTCGGGCAACCGATGGAAATGCGGGGTACACTGCTCGGTTGA
- a CDS encoding SCO family protein, whose translation MTLRRLRLLLWILALSALGTSAGIAWYRWYIAQHTDTWALELDGRPVPAFQLLDQDGRLVSLDALEGDLFVVTFAYTTCPDTCPVTLRRLVAVLQRLPETLRDRIQLLAVTVDPERDTPDRLRQYAVANGFDLSLRFLTGDRAALEPVWSGFGIAVVRHPLPQGQYEVQHTAVTYILDRSGSLRYLIRDEALEPARLAELLERLVR comes from the coding sequence ATGACGCTGCGACGCCTTCGCCTCCTTCTCTGGATTCTCGCGCTCTCGGCTCTGGGTACCAGTGCAGGGATCGCGTGGTACCGCTGGTACATTGCGCAGCACACGGACACCTGGGCCCTCGAGCTGGATGGGAGACCAGTCCCCGCTTTCCAACTCCTCGACCAGGACGGTCGGCTCGTTTCCCTCGATGCTCTCGAAGGCGACCTGTTCGTGGTGACCTTCGCCTACACCACCTGCCCTGATACTTGCCCAGTGACACTGCGCAGACTCGTCGCCGTGCTCCAGCGTCTCCCCGAGACGCTGCGCGATCGCATTCAGCTTCTGGCCGTCACCGTCGACCCAGAGCGCGATACACCCGATCGGCTTCGCCAGTACGCCGTCGCCAACGGCTTCGATCTGTCTCTCCGCTTCTTGACCGGTGACCGCGCCGCACTCGAGCCGGTCTGGAGTGGCTTCGGGATCGCCGTCGTTCGCCACCCACTTCCCCAAGGACAGTACGAGGTCCAGCACACTGCTGTGACCTACATCCTCGATCGCAGTGGGTCACTGCGCTATCTCATCCGCGATGAGGCGCTCGAGCCAGCTCGCCTCGCCGAGCTCCTCGAGCGCCTCGTCCGATGA